A part of Saccharomyces cerevisiae S288C chromosome XIV, complete sequence genomic DNA contains:
- the ORC5 gene encoding origin recognition complex subunit 5 (Subunit of the origin recognition complex (ORC); ORC directs DNA replication by binding to replication origins and is also involved in transcriptional silencing) codes for MNVTTPEVAFREYQTNCLASYISADPDITPSNLILQGYSGTGKTYTLKKYFNANPNLHAVWLEPVELVSWKPLLQAIARTVQYKLKTLYPNIPTTDYDPLQVEEPFLLVKTLHNIFVQYESLQEKTCLFLILDGFDSLQDLDAALFNKYIKLNELLPKDSKINIKFIYTMLETSFLQRYSTHCIPTVMFPRYNVDEVSTILVMSRCGELMEDSCLRKRIIEEQITDCTDDQFQNVAANFIHLIVQAFHSYTGNDIFALNDLIDFKWPKYVSRITKENIFEPLALYKSAIKLFLSTDDNLSENGQGESAITTNRDDLENSQTYDLSIISKYLLIASYICSYLEPRYDASIFSRKTRIIQGRAAYGRRKKKEVNPRYLQPSLFAIERLLAIFQAIFPIQGKAESGSLSALREESLMKANIEVFQNLSELHTLKLIATTMNKNIDYLSPKVRWKVNVPWEIIKEISESVHFNISDYFSDIHE; via the coding sequence atgaaTGTGACCACTCCGGAAGTTGCTTTTAGGGAATATCAAACCAACTGTCTCGCATCGTATATTTCTGCTGATCCAGACATAACTCCTTCAAATTTAATCTTGCAAGGTTATAGTGGAACAGGAAAAACCTACactttgaagaagtatTTTAATGCGAATCCAAATTTGCATGCAGTATGGCTGGAACCTGTTGAGTTGGTTTCTTGGAAGCCCTTACTGCAGGCGATAGCACGTACTGTACAatataaattgaaaaccCTATATCCAAACATTCCCACCACAGATTACGATCCTTTACAGGTTGAAGAGCCAtttcttttggtaaagACGTTGCACAATATTTTTGTCCAATATGAATCTTTGCAAGAAAAGACTTGCTTGTTCTTGATATTGGATGGTTTCGATAGTTTACAAGATTTAGACGCCGCACTGTTTAACAAATATATCAAACTAAATGAATTACTTCCAAAAGATTCTAAAATTAATATAAAATTCATTTACACGATGTTAGAGACATCATTTTTGCAAAGATATTCTACACATTGCATTCCAACTGTTATGTTTCCGAGGTATAATGTGGACGAAGTTTCTACTATATTAGTGATGTCTAGATGTGGCGAACTCATGGAAGATTCTTGTCTACGTAAGCGTATCATTGAAGAGCAGATAACGGACTGTACAGACgatcaatttcaaaatgtaGCTGCGAACTTCATTCACTTAATTGTGCAGGCTTTTCATTCTTATACTGGAAACGACATATTCGCATTGAATGACTTGATAGACTTCAAATGGCCCAAGTATGTATCTCGCATTACTAAGGAAAACATATTTGAACCACTGGCTCTTTACAAAAGTGCCATCAAACTATTTTTAAGCACAGATGATAATTTAAGTGAAAATGGACAAGGTGAAAGCGCGATAACCACAAATCGTGATGACCTTGAGAACAGTCAAACTTACGACTTATCAATAATTTCGAAGTATCTGCTCATAGCCTCATATATTTGTTCATATCTGGAACCTAGATACGATGCGAGTATTTTCTCTAGGAAAACACGTATCATACAAGGTAGAGCTGCTTATGGAcgaagaaagaagaaagaagtTAACCCTAGATATTTACAGCCTTCTTTATTTGCTATTGAAAGACTTTTGGCTATTTTCCAAGCTATATTCCCTATTCAAGGTAAGGCGGAGAGTGGTTCCCTATCTGCACTTCGTGAGGAATCCTTAATGAAAGCGAATATCGaggtttttcaaaatttatcCGAATTGCATACATTGAAATTAATAGCTACAACCATGAACAAGAATATCGACTATTTGAGTCCTAAAGTCAGGTGGAAAGTAAACGTTCCCTGGGaaattattaaagaaatatcAGAATCTGTTCATTTCAATATCAGCGATTACTTCAGCGATATTCACGAATGA